One window of the Chryseobacterium camelliae genome contains the following:
- a CDS encoding winged helix-turn-helix domain-containing protein: MINISQLNKEFESRVRLGIMSVLMVNDWVDFSEMKSLLEITDGNLASHSNALEKSEYIEVKKEFVGKKPKTSYRVTQKGREAFTEHLNALEKLLANK; encoded by the coding sequence ATGATTAATATCAGTCAACTCAATAAAGAATTTGAAAGTCGTGTAAGGCTGGGCATTATGTCTGTGCTGATGGTGAACGACTGGGTTGATTTTTCCGAAATGAAAAGCCTGCTGGAAATTACCGACGGCAATCTTGCGAGCCACAGCAATGCGCTTGAAAAATCGGAGTATATTGAAGTAAAGAAGGAATTTGTCGGGAAAAAGCCCAAGACTTCTTACAGGGTGACCCAGAAAGGAAGAGAAGCTTTTACGGAACATCTGAATGCACTTGAAAAACTGTTAGCAAACAAATAA
- a CDS encoding Coq4 family protein, which produces MKKIRIRFLLLIYNRTQKLYRTCFKRKKRQWQFNEKQLLEFHKGSLGRQLGEFYEKHGFSMIPKMEDHDVHHLITGCSTRFEDEIAMQYLLLGNGKLNAHLLAAIVLGTLILPEYVPRYRQSYQKGKMMRKFYDWDFETLLWQNFEHLKDFIFRKNTAVLH; this is translated from the coding sequence ATGAAAAAAATACGTATAAGGTTTCTGTTGCTGATTTATAACAGAACCCAGAAACTGTACAGGACCTGTTTTAAAAGGAAAAAAAGGCAATGGCAGTTCAATGAAAAACAGCTGCTGGAGTTTCATAAAGGTTCCTTAGGAAGGCAACTGGGAGAATTCTATGAAAAGCACGGATTCAGCATGATCCCCAAAATGGAAGACCATGATGTCCATCATCTCATCACCGGCTGCAGTACCCGTTTTGAAGATGAAATTGCCATGCAGTACCTACTCCTGGGAAACGGGAAGCTGAATGCACATCTTTTAGCTGCTATTGTCCTTGGAACCCTGATCCTGCCTGAATATGTACCACGCTATCGCCAATCTTACCAAAAAGGAAAAATGATGCGGAAATTTTACGATTGGGACTTCGAAACATTGCTCTGGCAGAATTTTGAACACCTGAAAGATTTTATCTTCCGGAAGAATACAGCGGTTTTACACTGA
- a CDS encoding metallophosphoesterase: MTRKTFIKKASLLAMAGVLPALYSWQVEPFWLEFVERKLPVKNLPGHLEGKILMQISDLHVGSRFDWHFIIDAFTKARDYDPDFVVYTGDYVNLGTPEEISSLEQVMEHAVKGKIATLGILGNHDYGKNWSDLSITERICTVLENKAITILKNTQQEYEGLRFIGFEDLWSPNFRPMDVMKDYDPSKAGIVLCHNPNACDLDVWNGYQGWILSGHTHGGQCRIPGVITPVLPVKNKRYVSGAIDLHDGRMLYINRALGHSFQVRFMVRPEITLFTLTQS; the protein is encoded by the coding sequence ATGACAAGGAAAACATTTATCAAAAAAGCTTCTCTGCTGGCCATGGCGGGCGTGTTACCGGCTCTGTATTCCTGGCAGGTAGAGCCCTTCTGGCTTGAATTTGTAGAAAGGAAACTCCCGGTAAAAAATCTTCCCGGCCACTTGGAAGGTAAGATACTAATGCAGATTTCGGATCTGCATGTAGGGAGCAGGTTCGACTGGCATTTTATTATTGATGCCTTTACGAAAGCCAGAGATTATGATCCGGATTTTGTGGTGTACACCGGTGATTATGTGAACCTCGGCACACCGGAAGAAATTTCATCGCTGGAGCAGGTAATGGAACATGCAGTCAAGGGTAAGATCGCTACTTTAGGCATCTTAGGCAATCATGATTACGGGAAAAACTGGAGTGACCTCAGCATAACAGAGCGTATCTGTACGGTGCTTGAAAATAAAGCAATTACCATTCTGAAAAATACCCAACAGGAATATGAAGGACTCCGCTTTATCGGCTTTGAAGATCTTTGGTCGCCCAATTTCAGACCCATGGACGTCATGAAAGATTATGATCCATCGAAAGCCGGTATTGTCTTGTGCCATAATCCGAATGCGTGTGACCTGGATGTATGGAACGGATATCAGGGGTGGATTCTGAGCGGCCACACGCATGGCGGACAGTGCCGGATTCCCGGTGTGATCACTCCTGTTCTTCCCGTGAAGAACAAAAGATATGTATCCGGTGCCATCGATCTCCATGACGGAAGGATGCTGTACATCAACCGGGCCTTGGGGCATTCTTTTCAGGTCCGCTTCATGGTCCGTCCTGAAATTACACTTTTTACTTTAACCCAATCATAA
- a CDS encoding SusC/RagA family TonB-linked outer membrane protein — MKIKLSLVTTAVLFFSGMHFADAQRTKSDTAAKEKQIDEVVIVAYGSQRKETLVGSNTEVKAKQFADRPISNIGQALDGASAGVKIAASTGQPGSAPNIQIRGIGSYGISTSPLYVVDGVIYTGSLSALNPNDIASFNILKDAASTSLYGSAAANGVVLITTKSGRKGTDALNFSMSTGYVGRSIPEYDRVDVYQYYPLVWEAMRNGRFATNPTLGLAAANTFATNNLISGVLKTNVFNVADNALVIDGILNPNAQLKYTDLDWQKPLIKTGFRQNYELNYSGGSNKTTYFSSVSYTNETGYLVKSDFERFTARLKVDSQLKSWLKLGTSISGVSSNGNNSLDGADNNSSYINPYSWTRTMGPIYSPYAHDPNTFATLYDAAGNIMYDAGSARGADAAAGRNVIQETLLNRDISKNYYIISRAYAEVKVDPYLTLSTNVGYDIRNNRRGRYINKIIGDAAPAGAAEKSTYTEQTLTFNQLLNYKRKFGSHNFEYLLGHENYKYMYEYMYGYKQGQTVDNNDDLINFVTPTSLTSQTDNYRKESVFSRLNYDYDSKYLLSGSIRWDASSRFKEDVRWHSFWSVGAGWRIKGEDFLSDSRFVSELKLRGSYGEVGNDGTNSYYMYKSTYSLGYNNASEPGILFGFLADPTITWETNKQTDLGVDFGLFGGRITGTAEYYNRITDDLIFPVPLPVSGGVPGNSISKNVGTMYNRGFEFTINADIIKTESFTWNVNANASTLKNQITELSSGITEIINGSKKISVGHSIYDYWLRQWYGVDPADGSPLFLVADTYAGTTASDIRTVNGTLVTTNFNKAKYDYSGTAIPDLFGSFGTAFTFKQWSLSAMFTYQLGGMTYDTNYQSLMSSYPQGSALSTDILNRWTTPGQITDVPALNSSTYVSSNAASSRWLVKSDFISLRQAGLSYSFNPTDISQYGLTAFRILVSGENLWSKTARKGLEPTQSFNGTTTNRYTPARIITIGFNLSF; from the coding sequence ATGAAAATTAAATTGTCACTAGTTACTACTGCTGTACTATTTTTTTCGGGCATGCATTTCGCAGATGCCCAGAGAACAAAAAGTGATACAGCAGCTAAGGAAAAACAGATTGATGAAGTAGTTATTGTAGCCTATGGATCTCAAAGAAAAGAGACGTTGGTTGGCTCAAATACTGAAGTTAAGGCGAAGCAGTTCGCAGACCGTCCTATTTCTAATATAGGTCAGGCATTGGATGGTGCCAGTGCAGGAGTAAAAATTGCTGCGAGTACAGGTCAGCCTGGAAGTGCTCCGAATATTCAGATCAGAGGTATCGGATCTTATGGGATATCTACGTCGCCTTTATATGTTGTTGACGGTGTTATTTATACAGGTTCCCTTTCTGCGCTTAATCCTAACGATATCGCATCTTTTAATATTCTAAAAGATGCGGCCTCAACCTCTTTATATGGGTCGGCTGCTGCTAATGGTGTGGTTTTAATAACAACAAAATCCGGTAGGAAAGGTACCGATGCTCTTAATTTCAGCATGAGTACAGGGTATGTAGGAAGGTCAATTCCAGAATATGACAGAGTAGATGTTTATCAGTACTATCCACTCGTTTGGGAGGCTATGAGAAATGGAAGATTTGCAACAAATCCGACTTTAGGTCTTGCCGCTGCCAATACATTTGCAACCAATAATTTGATCTCAGGTGTTCTTAAAACCAACGTATTTAATGTTGCAGATAATGCCCTGGTAATAGATGGGATCCTTAATCCTAATGCACAATTGAAATATACAGATCTGGATTGGCAGAAACCATTGATTAAAACCGGTTTCAGACAGAATTATGAATTAAACTATAGTGGAGGAAGCAATAAAACAACTTATTTTTCTTCTGTAAGTTATACGAATGAGACCGGCTATCTTGTAAAGTCTGATTTTGAAAGATTTACAGCAAGGCTGAAAGTGGATTCTCAACTTAAAAGCTGGTTAAAATTAGGAACGAGTATCAGCGGGGTATCCTCCAATGGTAATAATTCATTAGATGGAGCAGACAATAATTCATCATATATCAATCCTTACAGCTGGACGAGGACAATGGGACCAATTTATAGTCCGTATGCCCATGATCCCAATACTTTTGCAACATTATATGATGCAGCTGGTAATATAATGTATGATGCCGGCAGCGCAAGGGGCGCAGATGCGGCGGCAGGAAGGAATGTTATTCAGGAAACTCTTCTGAACAGAGATATTTCAAAAAACTATTATATTATCTCCAGAGCTTATGCTGAGGTTAAGGTAGATCCGTACCTGACGTTATCCACCAATGTAGGGTATGATATCAGAAACAACAGAAGAGGCAGATACATCAATAAAATTATTGGAGACGCGGCGCCTGCAGGAGCTGCTGAAAAATCTACATATACTGAACAGACGCTTACCTTTAATCAGTTATTGAATTACAAAAGAAAATTCGGTTCCCACAATTTTGAATATTTATTAGGACATGAAAATTACAAATACATGTACGAATATATGTATGGCTACAAGCAGGGGCAGACCGTGGATAACAATGATGATCTTATCAATTTCGTAACGCCGACGTCTTTGACATCTCAAACCGATAATTACAGAAAGGAAAGTGTATTTTCCAGGTTAAACTATGATTATGATTCTAAGTATCTTCTATCCGGGTCCATCCGGTGGGATGCATCATCAAGGTTTAAAGAAGATGTGAGATGGCATTCATTCTGGTCTGTTGGTGCCGGGTGGAGAATCAAAGGCGAAGACTTTTTATCCGATTCGAGATTTGTAAGCGAACTGAAATTAAGGGGTTCCTATGGTGAGGTAGGAAATGACGGAACAAACAGCTACTATATGTATAAAAGTACCTACAGCCTAGGCTATAACAATGCTTCCGAACCAGGTATTTTATTCGGTTTCCTGGCTGATCCTACCATTACTTGGGAAACGAATAAACAGACAGATCTGGGAGTTGATTTTGGTCTTTTTGGCGGAAGGATTACCGGTACTGCGGAATATTACAACAGAATTACGGATGACTTAATTTTTCCTGTACCATTGCCGGTTTCCGGAGGTGTTCCGGGAAATAGCATCAGTAAGAATGTCGGGACTATGTATAATCGCGGTTTCGAATTTACGATCAATGCAGATATCATAAAGACTGAAAGTTTTACCTGGAACGTCAACGCCAATGCATCAACGCTTAAAAATCAGATTACAGAACTTTCTAGTGGCATCACTGAAATCATCAATGGAAGTAAAAAAATATCTGTAGGTCATTCTATCTATGACTATTGGTTGAGACAATGGTATGGAGTAGATCCTGCGGATGGTTCCCCTCTCTTTTTGGTTGCGGATACCTATGCAGGAACAACTGCTTCTGATATCAGAACCGTAAACGGGACATTGGTGACGACCAACTTTAACAAAGCGAAATATGATTATTCAGGAACGGCAATACCAGATTTGTTTGGTAGTTTTGGTACAGCGTTCACCTTTAAGCAATGGTCGCTATCCGCCATGTTTACCTACCAGCTGGGTGGAATGACTTATGATACAAACTATCAGTCGCTGATGTCAAGTTATCCGCAGGGAAGTGCTTTGAGTACTGATATTTTAAACAGGTGGACAACTCCGGGACAAATTACCGATGTCCCTGCATTGAATTCTTCAACATATGTAAGTTCTAATGCTGCTTCATCACGATGGTTGGTGAAATCTGATTTTATTTCTTTGCGACAGGCCGGATTGTCTTATAGTTTTAACCCGACAGATATTTCTCAATACGGCTTAACTGCTTTCAGGATCCTGGTGTCCGGAGAGAACCTCTGGAGTAAAACGGCTAGAAAAGGCCTGGAACCGACTCAGTCATTTAACGGGACCACTACCAACAGGTACACTCCTGCAAGAATTATTACAATAGGGTTTAATTTATCATTCTAA
- a CDS encoding RagB/SusD family nutrient uptake outer membrane protein: MISLNGFTVSCSSDYLETDPTTAVSEDAAYSSASNLAAIISGMHRNMYYRQNSNQGQNGQGGIMIMMDALGEDLVFPSTGNNWYVSTVRWQDQVNENASNDLYPYQFYYALIRNANLVIKNGPNVPTVNSSEEAVVKQAIGEAYAFRAFCHYMLVQMYGKRYVPATNNTQLGVPIRLTPDEVPMKRNTVEEVYTQINNDLAEALSRLSSTRTSKSHFNDKVVLGLRARVALTQGNYALAASSAKLARNGFSLMSNATYMSGFNNLEGNGEWMWGATIIADQTDYFGNFGAYMSRNYNSTNIRQAPKAMNSKLFAMFPSTDVRTKVVDPTGAHTSLSLPSTFSKFPYTSQKFLSASVSDSRLDVPYMRAAEMYLIEAEALARSNDEINSKIVFNQFMQNRNPSYTGAVTTGAAYITEILNNRRIEFWGEGFRFLDLKRLNQGLDRTGANHSAVVVNNVLTVSNTDNRWQYLIPRTEINANPLIEQNPL; encoded by the coding sequence ATGATCTCTTTAAACGGTTTTACAGTTTCCTGTAGCAGCGATTATCTTGAAACAGACCCTACTACAGCAGTTTCTGAAGATGCAGCCTATTCAAGCGCTTCAAATCTGGCGGCCATCATTAGTGGAATGCACCGGAATATGTATTACAGGCAAAATTCCAATCAGGGCCAGAACGGACAGGGAGGTATCATGATCATGATGGATGCTTTGGGAGAAGACCTTGTATTTCCATCAACGGGTAATAACTGGTATGTTTCTACTGTGCGTTGGCAGGATCAGGTTAATGAGAATGCCTCAAATGATTTATATCCGTATCAGTTTTACTATGCTTTAATAAGGAATGCAAACTTAGTTATAAAAAACGGTCCCAATGTTCCAACAGTAAACTCCTCAGAGGAGGCAGTTGTTAAACAGGCTATAGGCGAAGCGTATGCATTCAGGGCATTTTGCCACTACATGCTTGTCCAGATGTATGGTAAGCGATATGTTCCTGCAACAAACAATACTCAACTGGGGGTTCCTATTCGTTTAACGCCTGATGAAGTTCCCATGAAAAGGAATACTGTTGAAGAAGTTTATACGCAGATCAATAATGATCTTGCTGAGGCTTTGAGCAGATTATCCAGTACTAGGACATCGAAGTCTCATTTTAATGACAAAGTCGTTTTGGGACTTAGAGCCAGAGTTGCCCTTACACAAGGAAATTATGCTCTTGCAGCCTCTTCTGCGAAGCTGGCCAGAAACGGATTTTCTCTTATGAGCAACGCTACCTATATGTCCGGCTTTAATAATCTTGAAGGTAATGGAGAGTGGATGTGGGGAGCTACGATCATCGCGGATCAGACAGATTACTTTGGGAATTTTGGTGCATATATGTCGAGGAACTACAATTCCACAAATATAAGACAGGCTCCAAAAGCTATGAACAGTAAACTCTTTGCCATGTTCCCGTCTACAGATGTGCGCACTAAGGTTGTTGATCCTACAGGAGCCCACACATCTTTATCGCTTCCTTCCACATTTTCAAAATTCCCTTATACAAGTCAGAAATTTTTATCTGCAAGTGTATCAGACAGTCGTCTGGATGTGCCGTATATGAGAGCTGCAGAAATGTACCTGATAGAAGCGGAAGCATTGGCAAGGTCCAATGATGAAATTAACTCTAAAATAGTTTTTAACCAGTTTATGCAGAACAGAAATCCTTCATATACCGGGGCTGTTACAACCGGGGCTGCTTATATTACAGAGATTCTCAATAACCGGAGAATAGAATTCTGGGGAGAAGGGTTCAGGTTCTTAGATCTTAAAAGACTGAATCAGGGACTTGACAGGACCGGGGCAAATCATTCAGCTGTGGTAGTCAATAATGTCCTGACTGTAAGCAACACTGATAACAGATGGCAATACTTAATTCCAAGAACTGAAATCAATGCTAATCCGCTGATAGAACAAAATCCACTTTAG